In Camelina sativa cultivar DH55 chromosome 17, Cs, whole genome shotgun sequence, the genomic stretch ttgcaagatacaactCATCCCCTACTCGCAGGCATTGGAATgggataaaacatattctccGTTATCTTCAAGGTACGATTGACTTGGGATTATTCTATCCTAGAAACTCTTCGGTTGGTcttgttggttttgcagatgcaggatatttatcagatccacataaatcccgatcccaaactggatatgttttcactattggaggaactgcaatctcatggcgctcacagaaacagactttggtcgccacttcttcaaatcatgcagaaataattgctcttcatgAAGCATCGAGAAAAATGTGTATGGCTCAGATCAATGACTAACCATATACAAGAATCAAGTGGAATAGTCACCAAGAAAGAGCCAACAACATTATTCGAAGACAATGCTGCTTGTGTcacccaaatcaaagaaggttacatcaagagcGACAGAATAAAGCATATacctccaagatttttctcctacactcaagaactcgagcaaaagaaggaagttgatattCAACATATCCGCTCAAGTGAAAATGCAGCAGATCTATTCACAAAGACGCTTCTGACTACCACATTCAGAAAGCATATTCACAGTATTGAAATACGTCATCTACGAGATTTATGAAGAAGgatcatacatatattttcgAGGGGGAGATTACGttactatactctttttcccttgtcataGTTTTTATCCTAATGGGTTTTTccgtgacaaggtttttaatgaggtagtacGTAACTCGTCAATagtgatggataatcaagggGGAGTATTGTAAAACACAAGTGTGATTATtccatcacaagacacatgTCATGACACTTGTTAGTGTAATATTACACCAACTTCCACTTGTCATTACCAAAACTAAAGAATAGGTGACTCATGTTTTGTTTACTTCACTATAAATAGGAAGAAGTGTTAGTGCTTAATGGGGTTGTGTAAGAGTGTAAGAAATATAGAAGTTGTCTTTGATATATCTCTCTCGGCtgctcctctctttctctctttttattatttcttgtactatttacatttatctcttctcttctactactctttgtttctcttgtctCATACACCATTATATAGTGGTTTAATGgcatttttggagaaaaaacgTAATATTTAGGAGATTTAATCAACATAACTTTCCATTAAAATTCACaacatttacaaaataaaataaaaaatataagcaTTTTCCAATCATCTTTTCTgctttattttaaataactcGCCGGCTTCTGTGACCACCAATCGTGTGTCGCCACGTCATTACTCCTCAACCGACGACAGCCAGCAAACTCTGCCGGACGGCAGGAACAGAACACAATAACGATCCGAAAATCCCGGTGAGAGCATAAGCAATTGCACAGAAGGGAAGAGCCTCTGGCTCCTTAGCCGACAAAGCTGCTGTTCCAAGTCCATGAGCACtgaccataaaaataaaaaagttcacgTCATTTGATCCTAAATGGCATCAATGGCTACTTAAACAATGTTAACAGATTTTGCCTCAATGTAAAAGATCATTTGTAAAGGAGTCACCTTGAAGCAGTTGCAATGCCCCGAGCAATTGGATCACGTAAACGCAGTTTGTCAAGAACAACTTGTACAAAGTTAGCTCCAATCAGACCAGTCACAACGACTACAGCTGCTGTAAGAGACGAATTGGTTCCTGAAAATTGTCCAAGAGAGTCGTTAggaatgtttttttaatgttttcagcGTAAGAAGAGTAAGAATAAGAATAGCATTCATACCTTCAAAGAGTGATACAATGCTAAGGGCTAAAGCAACCGTGATGCAGCGAGGTAGGATAGATACcgttaaagatggttctaatcCGACCAAACGTCCAACAAGAGCAGTGGAGTAGAGCGAGAATACTGTCGAAACGATCACAGATGTGAAGATCTCAGCTGCGTGCCTCTTGACAAGCTGAAGAAAgacgaaacaaacaaaacaagattgtTTACCAGTTTTTCTAATGTAAACCAGATCAAGAAAGCTGAGAAGCCTTTGTAGTTTGTTTTACCTTTCTCTGTTTGAACATggagaaagcaaaagagagaatgaCAGAGCCAAGAAATCCCATTAAGATATCACCAGCACCTGGATCCGATGCTACTTTGGTAAGGTAGTTTCCTGTATCGCCATTAAAAGAATAGTGAGCATCAAAGGCTTTTACTTTCTGTTTTACGTCTCACTACTTTGTTTCATAAAGGTGACTTTACCTAAAACAGGATCAAGTCCAGATCCTGAAGCATACCCAAAAGCTAGTGCAGCAAGAACTGCAGATAACGCACAACATATTATCGGATGGAAAACTTTCTTGATAGCTGATGGCAACCTGGAACAAGAAAGATCCACAATGAGAATAAAACCTCAGAGAGTGAGACTTGAATATTGAGGTGGAGCAAGAGGTTTTCATGTTTACCCAGTACCAACAATGTAACCTAGAACAgttgaagaaagaaggaaagggAGACAAGTTCTTGCACTTGTTCCCAATGAATTAGGATAAAACAGAGCACCAACAAACGACACAACAAAGATCCCACTCCAACTCCATAGCTCAAGTGTTGAAAATGGGGATGGTTTTGCCATAGGCTCAGCTTCTGTCATTTCGGTTTTCACCATCTTCCTCACTGCTATAGCTGTGAACCCTGCTACACAAAGAGACGCCAACCATCCACCAGCTGTACAAACATTCGAATTCAACATTAACACCGATAGTATCAGTatcaaatagaaaacaaaacaaagctatTACACTATGAATTACCATACAAGCTACCAAGAAACCAAGTTTGAACTTTAAAGTGAAgatcaagtatatatatatacctacaATGTAGCAGATTTTGACACCCGAAGCGGCTGGAATATCTCTAACGGAAAGAGGAAGAACGACAAGAGAAGGAACATAGAACAAAGGAAGCCATCTCTGTATAAACAGAAACGCTGGCTCGAAGAAGTTCATCAAACCACTCGCAGCAGCGGGAACGATCGAATCGAATATCATAAGAACAGAGAAGATACAGAACATCCCAAACAGAGCACTTGGGAACTTAATAGACGCTGCTAAAAACGCCTGCTTCAAGAAATAGTCAGCAGCAAGTATGATCCCAAGTGAGACCAACAAGTGCGTTATCGCAAACACCTGGTGTGCatcaaagaaaaattcaaatcttttaGTAGCAAACaggtaaaaaaactaaaacaatcttCATCGTGAAGCTTACGTTACGAGAGAGCGTTGATGTGGTTCCTGTCCCAGCACCATCATCCATAGCTTGAACTGAGAGTTTTCTCTCAAAGGTCATCTCTTTCGAAGAACCCATTTGAAGAAATCTCCTACTTTGCGATAATTTTGATAGGTTCAGTTTCTGGGCACCATTAGAATTGAGGATTCTCCCATTTTTGGAACCGATTCGGAACTTGGAGCAAGAAAGGCGGTTTCTTGCTGGGGAAAAAGGTAAAGGGGAGAAGAGAGGAGTGGTTAAAAGAGTAGCCATGGGAATGGAGACGACGACGTGGATGTGATTCTGAGACAGGGCACATCGTAgtcttctccatcttccttAATCATGAAGTTGTGATTGGGTTTTGTATGGAcaagaaataaagttttatcAACAAAGATGAGCGgcttttgtctctctctctacttaatcttttttttttctttccatagTTAGGTTTTTCTGTTATGAAACGTATCTACttgaattaaatattattttgctgataaaacaaatttaaccaTACAAGTGAACATTACTAACACCAATTTGTCTAATCCTAAAGCCAAAATCTGAAAATCAGAATTAGCTAAGAAATACACACCTAAACCTAGACGAAAGAgacttttaattaaattttaaacgaGTAGTTTAAGTTAAACACTCATAAGCCACCTTTATAGACATTATTACATGTCTAGAGATCAATTGTAACGGTACTCA encodes the following:
- the LOC104757577 gene encoding plastidal glycolate/glycerate translocator 1, chloroplastic-like, coding for MATLLTTPLFSPLPFSPARNRLSCSKFRIGSKNGRILNSNGAQKLNLSKLSQSRRFLQMGSSKEMTFERKLSVQAMDDGAGTGTTSTLSRNVFAITHLLVSLGIILAADYFLKQAFLAASIKFPSALFGMFCIFSVLMIFDSIVPAAASGLMNFFEPAFLFIQRWLPLFYVPSLVVLPLSVRDIPAASGVKICYIVAGGWLASLCVAGFTAIAVRKMVKTEMTEAEPMAKPSPFSTLELWSWSGIFVVSFVGALFYPNSLGTSARTCLPFLLSSTVLGYIVGTGLPSAIKKVFHPIICCALSAVLAALAFGYASGSGLDPVLGNYLTKVASDPGAGDILMGFLGSVILSFAFSMFKQRKLVKRHAAEIFTSVIVSTVFSLYSTALVGRLVGLEPSLTVSILPRCITVALALSIVSLFEGTNSSLTAAVVVVTGLIGANFVQVVLDKLRLRDPIARGIATASSAHGLGTAALSAKEPEALPFCAIAYALTGIFGSLLCSVPAVRQSLLAVVG